The DNA window TGCAGCAAACCCCCCATGCGTGTTATCACAGTTTGATATTGTAGAAGTACTTCGGGACGGACCTGCGCACGTGTGCTTCCAGGGCAAGATGTTCATCCCCGTGCGGCAGAAGGAGCGGTCGGTGTGCGCCTCGGTGCTGTACAGCACCTCCTGCAGCGCCTGGTCTCCGGGCTTCTGGGCTTTCACCCTCACCTACAGGAGGAGAAACCAAGCGGGCGTTACTCTTCCGCGCGGACGCACCGCGCTGCCGCTGGTCCGACACGCACCTCCAGGACGGtgatctccttctccttcagcttcccCGCTTTGCTCTTAACCTGGGTCTTCTTGGTGTCCACCCACACCACCCGCTCCTTCACGTCTGACCTGGACACACGCGTGTTATTAAACGTGCACTTGCTTTctaagacacccccccccccccccccccccccggcgctgAGAGCAGACTCACTCTTGGATGCCCAGGTCGGCCAGTGTCGTGTCCAGGAAGGGGAACGGTTGGTGCGCCGGCTCTGGCTCCACCTGCACGGGCAGTGTCACCGACATGGGGATCTCCCACTCCAGCTCCACACGCACCACCCTTCCGCGGGGCCCCGGGgagcctgctcctcctccgccctcgaCCTCGCCCTCCTCCGACAGGCCCTTCGTCTCGTCTGCCGCCAGCTTGACTGATCAGTGCCCCGGAACAAAAGAAATGGGACGCGTCCCTCGAAGGGTCTTCGCT is part of the Gasterosteus aculeatus chromosome 21, fGasAcu3.hap1.1, whole genome shotgun sequence genome and encodes:
- the LOC120812076 gene encoding uncharacterized protein LOC120812076, with the translated sequence MSVTLPVQVEPEPAHQPFPFLDTTLADLGIQESDVKERVVWVDTKKTQVKSKAGKLKEKEITVLEVRVKAQKPGDQALQEVLYSTEAHTDRSFCRTGMNILPWKHTCAGEPGQRTMALDTENQQPTATPDI